One window from the genome of Pyrus communis chromosome 16, drPyrComm1.1, whole genome shotgun sequence encodes:
- the LOC137720636 gene encoding classical arabinogalactan protein 4-like encodes MKMGFAGFQVLMVLGLLATSCIAQAPGAAPTASPPTAKSPTATPPTATPPSAVPVPSPSKTPTASPTPSPVTAPTPSASPPSSTPASTPASTPAAKSPSSSAAPSGSSPNSPPADAIPPSGTSAISRVAIAGTALAGVFFAIVLA; translated from the coding sequence atgaAGATGGGTTTTGCAGGGTTCCAAGTTTTGATGGTTTTGGGTCTGTTGGCCACATCATGCATAGCCCAAGCCCCAGGAGCAGCACCCACAGCTTCACCCCCAACCGCAAAGTCGCCAACCGCCACCCCACCAACCGCCACACCGCCATCAGCCGTACCAGTTCCATCACCCAGCAAAACACCAACCGCGTCACCAACTCCATCACCAGTGACAGCACCAACCCCAAGTGCCTCCCCACCATCTTCCACACCAGCTTCCACCCCAGCTTCCACTCCAGCAGCTAAGTCTCCATCGTCGTCAGCTGCTCCCTCAGGCTCAAGCCCGAACTCCCCACCGGCTGACGCTATTCCTCCAAGTGGCACCTCCGCCATCAGCCGCGTTGCTATTGCTGGAACTGCTCTTGCTGGAGTTTTCTTCGCGATTGTGTTGGCTTAG